In Lolium perenne isolate Kyuss_39 chromosome 5, Kyuss_2.0, whole genome shotgun sequence, the sequence ACATATTTTTCTCCTGCATTTAAAACATATGTTTTCCTAGTCCTAGACTAAAAGAAATGCCAAGGTCTAATCATCATGGCTACGGTACTCGAAAATTGTTTCCCTTTAGTTGGTATGTACAGCCATGTATTATCTTTAACTTACAATTTTCTTTTGCGGTATCTATCATGAGTAATCATTAGTACTTTCTTTAACTTACGATTTCAATTAAGAAGGCATGGTAACCCTATTAGAGAAATCTAGAAACATACTACCATGGTCTGTCACCTACGGCAGTGTTTGTTGACCCGTTTAAGTGTCGTCCTCTTTCTCTTGAAAACTCATCGATGCTCTTAAGCATGAGTGagcttttttttcaaattttcgaAACTCGCACTTTTGGGTTTCCACAAAATCTGCAAAAAAGACTATATATAGCTACATGTATATATACATCATGATGGTGCGCCAGAAATTTAGTTTAAAAATACGTTGTATTTTGGGAAATACAAAGGACAAATTTCTGACAGAAATACACATATCAGATGTTTTTCTACAGCCCAAAACATAATGATTTTTCTACCGAAACTTTGTGTGGATATATGGGCCATGTAGACATACTCCCGATTTTGTTTTTGAAATTTGTTGAAATTTGAAAGTACAAATTTTAATTTTGTTTCAAAAGAAGGGCACAATGATGCCCGGGTACTGGAAATTCGTGTCCCCCGTTTCTTATCTGTACATAAACTACGATATTTGGACAAAACATGAAATAATCGGAACAAAAGCTAAAATCTGCAGTTGATTATCATATATATTGCTCCTAAGGTTAATCACAATGGACATTTTCTTTTCCTTTACAACCAGAACATGTATGCACAACACCCTTTCACAGAGTATGAGGGGGTCAGGGTTATACATTCAAGCACTTCTACAACATTGTCAGCTATTTGACTTTATGTTCAAGGCATCCCTAAGACCAAAGCTAAGGTTGTGATGGCCCTTTTTCCCGAACCCTGCGGTGGATTTTTGCATCATGGCCACAAACTCATTGTAATCTATTCGCCCATCCTGCAGAGACattttcaaaaagaaaaaaaaaatcatcaagTTTAGCACGGTGAATAATCCTTCATTCGTTATAGAACAGTAATAATGCAGGACTATTGATCTTACGTTGTCCTGATCTACTTCGCCTATCATGTCCTCGAGTCGAACATCCTCGATCCCGAACTCGTCGCAGGCCTGCTGGAGCTCGTCGGCTGTGATGTATCCACTGCCATCCTTGTCGAAGTATTGGAAGGCGGCGTATAGGTGGTCTTCCTTCTCGACTTTGTTTAGGTGCAGAGTGGCAGCTATGAACTCCCCGTAATCTATGGTGCCGCTGTTGTCAATATCAGCCTGGTGAATTAATGAAGTCAGCACGGAATGTTTCGTCAAAAGCATTTGCCAATCAAGCTTAGGAGCTGGAGGGTGTGAAAATTAAAGGAAGCTTACGGCCTGCATGAGTTGAGATATCTCCGACTCCTTCATGTTGGCGCCCACCCTCTCGAGCCCAGCCTTAAGCTCCTCGTAGTTGATTTGCCCGCTGTTGTCGGTGTCCATCATCTTGAACATCTCCTTCAGCCCCGCGATCTCCTCCTCTGACAAGTTCTCCGCAATCACCTGCGCAAACAATCACATTTCCTCAAATTCCAAGTTCAATTGACCACTGAGGTGATAATAAAGAAAGTCATATCATCTTTTCAAGGCAGAGGCCGGGGGTCTTATCCTCAATTTCGAAAAAAAACCCGACCGCTAATGTTTAtaacaacagataatatataTGCCGGTGCTCACTCTCAATGCCATCTTCTTCAGCTTGTTCATCGCCGAGAACTGCTTCAGCCGAGAGAGGACTGCCGAGTCCAGTGGCTTGTCGGGCGCCTCGCCACTCATCTGCAGCCACGGGTGGCCTGCAGGAACCAAATTGTCACAAGTGGAACACAGCCATGAGGCTACTGCAACATTCGCACGATGTAATGCAGCTAAGAACACTGTAGGTGGTGCAAGGTCGAGCGAGCTCACAGAGGACTTGGTGCGCGGTGAGCCGCTTCTTAGGGTCCCTGACGAGCACCTTCCTGAGCAGGTCCTTGGCGCCCTCCGATACGCTCGGCCACGGATCCGAATCGAAGTCCAGCGTGCCGTGCAGCACCTGATCGAAGATCCCCTGCTCCGTCTCTGCACATTGGTGTCATCTCGCAGTTTCAGTAGTGCAAGCATGTGTGGGCTGCAGTGGCACTTGGGCTTGGCACGATGAATGTACCTGCCCAGAAGGGAGGCACGCCGCAAAGCAGGATGTATACGATGACCCCGGCGCTCCACACGTCGGCTTCCTGGCTGTAGTTCTTCTTCAACACCTCCGGCGCCACGTAGTAGGGGCTCCCCACCACGTCGGTGAACATCTCGCCTGCACGAACCAACATCCTATCATATTTACCTTGCGATTGACATGGCGGGGCAGGCAGTTCTTGAAAGAACGATCAACCGATTATGTACCAGGACGGAAGAACATGGAGAGACCGAAGTCGATGGTCTTGAGCGCCGCGTCCTCCTCGTTGCCGACGA encodes:
- the LOC127300685 gene encoding calcium-dependent protein kinase 27, coding for MGNVCAGPRRSFAKNGFFSNISGSIWRNRSAGSTSPSQPTTTSRSVPLVQPTASTAPPEVKPPEPTHTAPPAPVVISEPARPPPQPQPAPAEKEPVHSNPPPPPSPTQEQQQPSTSQPAQPQAPRQQSRPKKPSGHIKRVSSAGLQVQSVLRRKTDNLKDKYSLGRKLGQGQFGTTYLCVDKATGLEYACKSIAKRKLITDEDVEDVRREIQIMHHLAGHPSIISIRGAYEDAVAVHVVMELCAGGELFDRIVRRGHYTERQAAELARVIVAVVESCHSLGVMHRDLKPENFLFVGNEEDAALKTIDFGLSMFFRPGEMFTDVVGSPYYVAPEVLKKNYSQEADVWSAGVIVYILLCGVPPFWAETEQGIFDQVLHGTLDFDSDPWPSVSEGAKDLLRKVLVRDPKKRLTAHQVLCHPWLQMSGEAPDKPLDSAVLSRLKQFSAMNKLKKMALRVIAENLSEEEIAGLKEMFKMMDTDNSGQINYEELKAGLERVGANMKESEISQLMQAADIDNSGTIDYGEFIAATLHLNKVEKEDHLYAAFQYFDKDGSGYITADELQQACDEFGIEDVRLEDMIGEVDQDNDGRIDYNEFVAMMQKSTAGFGKKGHHNLSFGLRDALNIKSNS